The genomic region CTGATCTTCATGGCCACGGAACGGGACGTCCGAGAAACCTGTGAAATACTGAAGGGAAAATTCGACCGCCACACGGTGATCCTGCCACTTTTTGCCCGCCTGCCCTGGTCGGAACAGCGTCGCATTTTCCAGCCGGGGAAATTTCTCAAGATTATCGTCGCCACCAATATTGCCGAAACATCGCTTACGATTCCGGGGGTCCGCTACGTTATTGACCCCGGTACCGCCCGCATAGCGCAATACAATCCCCGGATCCGCACCAACAGCCTGCCGGTCCAGGGAATATCACGCAGCAGCGCCGACCAGCGCAAGGGAAGGTGCGGTCGGGTGGCCAAGGGAATCTGCATCCGTCTCTACAGCGAAGAGGAATATAATAATCGCCTCCAATTTACACCGCCGGAAATCATGCGGTCCAACCTGGCCGGTGTAATATTGAAGATGCTTTCCCTGCAGATCGGCGACATCGCGTCATTTCCCTTTATTGATCGTCCGCCCCAGCGAAGCTTCCAGGATGGCTTGGACAGCCTGCGGGAACTGGGGGCCATAGAAAAAACGACCGACGACGGCAGCGCCGTTAAACTGACCGAAAAGGGACGTCTCATGGCCCGGATTCCTCTGGATCCGCGTCTAGCCAGGATGCTGATTGAGGCCAGGAAAGAAGGCTGCCGGGAGGAAACAGCCATTATCGCCGCCGCCTTGAGCCTGCCTGATCCGCGCGAGCGGCCGGCAGAAAAGGAGATTGATGCCGACCGGATGAATGCCGTTTTTAAAGATCCATCGTCCGACTTTATTACGCTGCTCAATATCTGGAAGGGATTCAGGGGCATACAATCCGGCAATAACTCCCGGAACAGGGTCAAAAAATATTGTCATGACCATTTTCTTTCCTACAAAAGGATGGGTGAATGGCAGGACATTCATGCGCAGATCCAGGAGATAATGGGCAAATCAAGAAATATTTCCCCTGGCGCAGGCATTAAAGATTATCAGGCCCTTTACGCCGCCATCCACAAATCCATACTGAGCGGCTACCTGTCCAATATCGCCGTAAAAAAAGAAAAAAATATCTATCAGGCCACGCGTGGCCGGGAAATCATGCTTTTCCCAGGCTCCGGGCTTTTCAAAAAAGGCGGCAACTGGATTGTCGCGGCGGAGATTGTGGAGACATCCCGCGTTTTCGCCCGGATGTGCGCCAACATTGAATGTGACTGGCTCGAAGAGTTGGGCGGCGAGCTCTGCCGGTCCACTTATTCCGAGCCCCGCTGGGAGAAAAATCGCGGCGAAGTCGTGGCTTCCGAACAGGTAACTCTCTTCGGTATGGTCATTGTCGTCAGGCGGCCGGTCTCATTCGGTCCCATCGCGCCCGAGGAAGCAGGCGCCATCTTTATCCGCGAGGCGCTGGTGGCCGGCGAAGTCAAAAATCCCCTGCCCTTCCATCTGCACAATCAAAAAATGGTACAAAACATTGCCGCCCTGGAGGACAAGATACGGAGGACCGATCTGCTCGTACCCGAGGAGGTCATCACCCAATTTTACGAGCAAAGACTGTCCGGAATTTACAACATCAAAACCCTGCAAAAGCTCATCAAAGACCGCGGCAGCGATAATTTTTTGCGGCTGCAGGAAAGTGATCTGCTGGTAAGTTTGCCCGATCCCGACGAACTCGCCCTCTATCCTGATAAACTTGCATTTGGCCAGACAGATTTCCCGCTGGTATATAGTTTTGCCCCCGGCAACAGTCAGGACGGAGTCACCGTGAAGATTCCGCTGCACCTTGTTTCACTTATGGAGCCGGGCAAGGCAGACTGGCTGATTCCAGGCTTGCTGCGGGACAAGGTCAATTTTCTCCTCAAGGGCTTACCGAAGGAATATCGGAAAAAACTGCTGCCCTTGAACAGCGCCTGTGATTTTATCATCAAGGAGATGAAAGACCGACAGGGACATTTTATTTCCTTTTTGACGAGATTAATTTATCAACGCTACAACGTAGAAATACCTGCCTCCGCCTGGCCGATGGAGGGTCTTCCCGAGCATCTGCGGATGCGTTTTGCCATCCTTGACGAGAAGAACAACGAGGTGGCCGCCAGCCGGGACATTTCGGTGCTGCAGGATGAAACCATCCGGCAGATAAAATCCCGGGCCTTTGAAGATTGCCGGATGTTATGGGAAAGGGCCGGCATCAGGGACTGGGATTTTGGCAAACTGCCGGTCCAGGTCGAACTTAAAGATGACCACAGTCTGGCCGGTTGGGCTTACCCGGCCTTGGCGCCTGCTGATGGGGCGGTGCAAATCAGGCTTTTTCAGCACCAGGATGAAGCTGAGTGTTGCCATAGAGAAGGCGTGATCGCCCTCTTCGCTCTGCGCTGCCATGATAAGCTGAAATACCTTAAAAAGAGCATTTCTTTAAATGAAGAGGCCAAGCTCTGGACGAAGTATTTGGGGGGAGCGAAGGTGATTGAGGCAGCTCTTTACAGGCGGACGCTGAAAAACCTTTTCGACCTCAATATCAGGACCGAGGCAGCCTTCCTCGCTCACGCCGATAAGGTTCAGGCCCAAATACTGACGGAAGGACAAGAAGTTTTGAAAGCGGCCTTGCCCATCTTAAAGACCTGTCATGAGACCACTGAAGGCCTCCGGTCAATAGCTTATGATAATCGAGCCAACCGGGCGGCCCAGGAATTTCTCGGCTATTTGCGAGATACCATGGCCCACATTGCCCCACCAGACTTCATGGAGCATTATTCTTCTGAAAGATTATTGCAGGCGCCCAGATTTCTTCGCGCCCTTACCATCGCAGCGCAAAGGGGAATTTTGCATCTCGAGAAGGCCATGGGGAAGGTAAAGGAAATGCAGTTGCTTGTCGAGGAGATGCAGAATATGATAGACTCAACTGCGGCGTCAGCATCGGCTGAAAAAATTAAAGTAATGGATGAATATTATTGGATGATCGAAGAATACCGGGTTTCTCTCTTTGCGCAGGAATTGAAGACCCTCTTCCCTATCTCCAGGAAAAAACTCGCGCAAAAAATGCACGAAATTAAAATGATGGTTTTCTAAGGAGAACAAATTGCGGCTGACCCTCGTTAGACACGGTGAAACACTCTGGAATCAGGCGAAAAAGATCCAGGGCATTGCGGACATTGAGCTGAGCAATCTGGGCCTCGAGCAGGCTGAGAAACTCGCCCTTTCCTTGCAGAACGAAAATTTTGACAGGATAATCAGCAGTCCCTTGAAGCGGGCCTACGCTACGGCCCAGGCCATCGCCGTGCATCACGCACTGCCCATTACCGTGGAAAATGATTTGCACGAACTGAATGCCGGAGAACTTGAAGGCCTGACTTTTCCTGAACTCCAGCTCCGCTATGGCGAATTTCTGAGCAAGTGGCTGGGCGACCATTCCTCCGTGACCATGCCGCAAGGCGAGTCGTTGCAGGATGTGCAGGATCGCGTATGGCCGGTCATCCAGAGGATCACAAAAACGTCTGAAAATGCCCTCGTCGTCTCCCACAGTTTTGTAATTATAACCATCCTCTGCAAAGCCCGGAATCTGAGCCTTTCTCATGCGAAAGAAATGCGCGTGGGCGTAGCCTCCAAGACCTGTCTGGAGGTTGAAAACGGCACGATGGATGTGGTGTCATTCAACGATACTGATCATTTGCGCCATAGTTGATGCCAAGGCAATCTGATATGACCGAACATTGGCAGGATGACATCAAAAACGCACCGCGGGCGCCCGGCGTCTATATAATGAAAGACGGCGACGGCAAGGTCATCTACGTGGGTAAGGCCAATGACCTCGGAATCCGCACCCGCGCCTATCTTAATCTCACGGACAAGCGTTCCATGCTCCCCTTTCTGACTTCCAGGATCAGGTCCGTGGAATTTATCGTCACGGAGACGGAAAAAGAAGCGTTAATCCTCGAAAACAACTTAATCAAGCAGCACCGTCCGCGCTATAATATATTTTTCCGCGATGACAAGACCTATTTCAGCATCCGGATCGAGCTGCAAAAACAGCCCTTCCCGCGGCTGCAGTTAGTAAGACAGGTAAAAAAAGACGGGGCGCGGTATTTTGGCCCCTACCCTTCCAGCAGTGCGGCCAAGGAAACACTCCATTTTCTGCAATCCATCTTCTCACTGCGCACGTGCCAGGACCGGGTATTTACCAACCACCATCGCCGACCCTGCCTTGAATACCAGATCAAGCGCTGTCTCGCCCCCTGCGCCGGCCTCGTGGATGGCGACACTTATGGTCGCCTGGTCAGGGATAGTATCGTTTTTCTGGAAGGCCGGGGCAAAGGATTGCTTGCTGATCTTGCTGCACGGATGAAAACTGCCGCCGCCGAGCTGAACTTTGAGGAAGCGTGCCTGCTCAGAGACCGGATCGCCGCGATCGAAACGACGCTGGAAAAGCAGCGGATCGTATCTGCCCAGTTCAAGGATCAGGATGTCTTCGGACTTTACCGCAAGGGGGACCAGACCCAGATCCTGGTTTTTCAGATCAGAAACGGAAAGCTGCTCGGAAAGAATGCATTTCCTCTCATCGGACTCAGGACGGAATCGGCTGAAATATTGTCGGCGCTGATAATCCAGTATTATGATGGCAACAGCGATATACCAGCCGAAATTATCATCCCCTGCCCTCTTGAAGACGGCGCGGTGATCGCCGAATGGCTCACCGACAAAAGAGGCAAGAAGGCCTCTCTGCGTACGCCTAGACAGGGCCCGGCCAGGGATCTTTTAATGATGGCCGCCGACAATGCGCAAAGCATGTTCGAGGCGGGACAGCAAGGTCGGGATAATGCTGAGGCCGCTCTGCTGCAACTGACTCGGACGCTGGGGCTTAAAAACACGCCCCGGCACATGGAAGGCGTGGATATTTCCAATGTCTCCGGGAAATACGCCGTCGGTTCGCTCGTAACCTTCGAGGACGGCAGGCCCTGGAAAGAAGGCTACCGCCGCTATCGCATCCGCACCATAGCGGAAATGGACGACTATGGCATGATGCGCGAAATCCTGCACAGACGCTATGCCAAAAGAGAAAATTTGCCCGATCTCCTGATGGTGGATGGCGGCAAGGGTCAACTCAATGTCGCCACTACCCTCTGCCATGATCTGGGTATTGACAGCGTTGATATCATCAGCCTGGCCAAGGAAAAATCTACTACTTCGCCGGTATCACTCACCAAGTTGGAAGACCGGGTTTACCTGCCCCGCCGCAAAGATCCTGTTTACATTGCCCGATATCCACAGGCCTGCTTTCTGCTTCAGCAACTGCGGGACGAGGCCCATCGCTTTGCCCTGGCCTATCACCATAAGTTGAAAGAGCGGCAGGATTTTCATTCTCTTTTGGACGAAATCCCGGGGATAGGCAAGGCCAGGAAAAAGGAATTACTTTCCCATTTCGGCGATATCGAAAAAGTTACCGCCGCTGCCACAGAAGACTTGCAAAAGGTCAAGGGAATCAGTAAGGGGCTCGCAGATATTGTGCATGCTTTTCTAAATAACAAGGGCCAATTGCAAAACTCGTCACACCGGTGCTCTGTTTAGTCCTCGCTTGACGGGGAAAAACCGGTGTCCAGCGCTCTTGTAACGCAATGAAATTCTGGATTCCGGCTTCCGCCGGAATGACCTGCGGGGCATTTATGCGACTTTTGCAATTGCCTCGCCAGATATAAATAGTAGGATTTAATGGTTTACTATACTCTGGTTAAATTATCTATCGGCGAGGTAGGGCTGGTATGGCGACTTTCTGCCGATTCGCCCCAGCTTGTCAGAGTCATCCTTCCCGAGGATCGCCTGTCCACCCTTACCCTGCTGCGGCAATCCTACCCGGAGGCGCGATCAGGTTCGCATCCTGTGATCGTCAGTATCGGCCGTCAATTGGAAGAGTATGATCAGGGGATGGAGATTAACTTTTCTGTCCCGGAAGCGGGACCACAACGCTGGAGCGACTTCTACCGGCAGGTATGGACAGCGACCAGCCATATTCCGCGTGGGAAAGTAAGCACCTATGGTCAGGTGGCGAGTAATATCTCTCATCCCCGTGCTGCCCGGGCGGTGGGAACGGCGCTGGGGGCAAATCCCTTTCCCCTGCTGATCCCCTGCCACCGGGTTATATTAGCGAGCGGTGAGTTGGGTAATTATTCCGCCGGAGGTCCAGCAGCCAAGCGACGGCTGCTCGCCAGGGAGGGCGTGTTTTTTGACAGCCGGGGCCGGGTAATAAAACCGGTTCACCCGGTTGCTTCGTAATCTATGAATTAATAAACACTTCAGCTTTCAGTAAACTTGGTAATTTCAGCTTTTCCCAATACCCCCCTTACCATCATGTTCTTCATCCTTATATCGTTCCTGTATTTGTCGCAGTACAGGGAGGCATAAAAAGAAATGATCAATCAGTTCCGGATCAAAACTTGATCCCTTGCCGGCATCCATTTCCCGCAGCACCTCCTCCTCCGGCCATGGCTGCTTGTAACTCCGTTTTGAAGATAGTGCATCAAATACATCGGCAATAGCCGTTATCCTTCCATAGAGGGGAACATCGGCGCCAGCATTTATCCTAACGTTTCCGGACATTCCATTACTCTCTGATACCTTTTTCGGGCTCACATAACCAGGATATCCTTTCCCATCCCAGCGCTCATGGTGATACAGGGCAACTTCACCTGCCGTCTCATCAAACTCGGAACTCTTATCAGCAAATAAATTGGCACCTAAAATGGTATGCTGCTTCATTATTGCATATTCATCTTCGGTAAGACGGCTCGGTTTTTTTAATATGGTGTCGGAAATAGCCACTTTTCCAACATCATGAAGCATCGCGGCCATCCTCAAGGTATCTCTATTGGTATGGATTTGCTCCGTGGGCACCCCGTTTTTTTTCGCCCATGACTCATAGATCTCAACGGCAAAACCTCCAACCCGATTTACGTGGGGACCGGTTTCTGAAGGGTCGCGCATTTCGGCCATCTTGATTGTTCTCAAAATCATCTGTCGTGTCATCTGCGCACGCTCAAGCGCAATTGCAGCCATTCCGGCAAATATATCCATGGTTCTTTCTGTTTCTCCGTAAAAACAAGTATTTTGCTCCCCCCCTCGCTTGGCGTTTATAACCTGTAGGACACCCACTATATTACCTCGGATAGTTTTGAGAGGAATGCTCAACATGCAACTGGTCCAATAACCGGAAGCCTCGTCAAAAGCGCGATTGAAATGAAAGGGAAGTGTCGGATCCATTCGCTCTGTATCTTCAATATTCAATGACTGACCGGTCAAGGCCACATAGCCGGCAATACTTTCTTTGTTGACAGGGATTTCAAAATTTTTATAGATCAGCTTTTCGCCTTCCGGCAGGCGTTTCTGGAGCGTCTCATTCTGAGTGTAGCTGAATTTAAGATTATTGCCCTCTTTTAGATAAATTGATCCGGCGTCTGCACCGGCAAAGGTCCTTGCCATTGTAAGGATATGCTCCATCAGAATATCTATGTCTTTGACCTGGTTAAGCTCCTTGCTTAAATTTACTATGGCATCTATCTTTGTCTGCTCTGAATCCATGACATCTCTCCTGTTTAATACGCCAGAATATCCTTAGGTTTTAGTATATGGAGTCTTTCAATGATAGTCAAGTTTGCCGGTAAAAATCAGCCACACGGTTCACGAGGTAAGTTTGCTACCTATTATTCCATTGACATATAAAACTCTTGTTCTTATAGTTTACCAATAAGGTAAAAGTTTTATTTAATCACCGGAGAAGAAATTGATGTTCGATATCGCTACCGATATCTTTCGCGCAGTGATTACTGGCGCCATCTTTTTCTACCTCAGCTTTATGCGAGGGAAGGCCGCACCCCGACTGCGTAAGATGTGGATATTCTTCATCATCGGCTTTGGCTTTCTCCTCTTCGGAGGTATTCTCAACGTCATAGGCAATTTCCCTAATCTGAGTAAATATCTGATGGTTGGTCGGTTGCACCCTGCTGATTTTCTGGAGGAGGTCGTGGGATATGTCATGGGGTTCGTATTCCTGGGGATCGGTTTCTGGCAGTGGATACCCGCCATTATCGTTTTGCACAGGGAAGAAGATAGACTTAAGAAATCCCAGGAGCAACTAAAGCGCAAGGTCACAGAACTGACGGAAGAATGCAGCAGACTTGAGGCACAGCTTCAGTGTCAGATCGCTGCCGGGCGTACCGTTAACTCGCAACAGGAGAAATAATAGCCGTACCGGCAGCAGAGAAAATTTAAGGGAAACTGTATTGATGTGTCGTCTTTTCAGATATGTTCATCAGTATAGTTACAATATACAGGGACCTGTTTCTTTGCCAACAGGCGAATTCCGGATTTATCAAGATGATCAAAATGTCCGTAACGACAATGTGTAATGAGACCGGATGTTATTTGGCTTAACATGGATTCTGAGTCCGAAGGTAAATCAACAATAGGATTAAGCTGAGGTCTCTTGCGGAAAAGTGTATATGGCGGCAAACTGCCTTTTGGATTCAGGCAGGGATCTACTATAATTCTGTGCTCATTGTAATGAATAATCATGCACGCATTTCGAACATACTGTATCTTCATAAATCAATCTCCTGAGTCATTACTAATTTCATTGAATTGATAAGACATTGCTTTTCGATGGCAGGAGTACCGTAGAACGCCTCCTCAGCATCAGGCTGAGGCAGAAGCCCGCCAGAGCCGTCAGGGAGATCATTTCTATGGCTAAGTTGAAGGCGCCGGTACGAGCGATCGCTACATTACCCATGAAGACACCCACTGCGCCGCCGAAGGTGCCAATCCCCCCGAGCCATCCCAGCATACGCCCCACCATGGTCACGGGATAGGTGCTTACACAAAAGGCGATGGTAGATGACCCCATGAACGGAATACCCCATCCGGCAAGAAGAAGTGACAGGACAAGGAAAGTAGGACTCTGGAACACTGCGGGCAATAGAATCAAATAGGAGAAGACCGATGTAACCAGGAATCCAATGGCCATGACTATGCGAAAGTTCCCCTTGAAAACCCGATCAAGGACAACGCCCCCGGCAAGAACGGCAAATATGCCGACCACGGTCAGGGCAAGGGAGAGCTTTCCGGATACAACGGCCGTGAGGCCGATTCCCATCGGCGGGGTAGCGGAGAGGTAGGCCGGAACGAGGGCGTAAAGTGCATGAAATCCCCAGGCATTGAAAAAGAAAATAAGTGCACCCGCCCATGTTACCGGCATCAGAAGCGCTTTCCGCACAGTGAGAGACTCTTGCACAGTGGAAGGGAGGGATAACCCCTTTCCTGCAGATAGAACAGGTGGTTCGCGGCGGATCAGAGAGACCAGCACAATGCCGACCCATCCGAGAATTGACAATAGGGCAATGGCGCCCTGCCAGTCCCCCATGATCTTCGCGAAACCCGGTGCGCCCAACAACCCTACCGCGGCCCCAAGAGACAAGGAGCCCATCATGAGCCCGCTTGCTAAACCCTGTTCTTTTGCGGGAAACCAGAAACTCGTGATGGGCCCCACAGCCACGAGGACAAAAGCCGGGGCTATGCCTTGGAGTAGTCGCACAGCCAACAACGCATAGAAACTGCGCCCAATCAAAGGCACCAGCATGGCAGGCACGACGGAAAGGAAAAGTCCAAAAAGCAAGGCCGGTTTTGTGCCGTATTTGTCACAAAAAAACCCCGACACCAGAAGAGCCAAAGCCGTGACGATATAGGTTACTGAGATGAGATTCATCGCAAGGCTCATGCCTATATTCAGATCAGCCGCTATCTGCCCCAGCAAAGGCGCATACGCGACGACGTTCATATAGCAGGACATTATGGCAACGCTGGCAGCGGTCAGCACAAACCACCGATAACGCGGGCATGCCCCCGATTTTTCCATTATCATTCCTCCGACGTCAAACAGACATGATATGCACGGTACAGGCCCGGGTATCCCCTTCCTTGTTTCCGCCCATGATCTGGGCAAGGCCAACCCGGGCGTCCCTCACCTGTCTCTGCCCGGCCTCTCCGCGCAATTGCCATACGATTTCCACTACCTGTGCCACCCCGGATGCGCCAATCGGATGGCCCCTGGATAGCAACCCACCACTAGGGTTAACCGGTATTCTCCCACCCAATTCTGTTGCCCCTTCATCGATAAGTCGGCCACCCTCGCCGATCGGGCACAGACCCAATCCTTCATAGTGGATTATTTCACAGATGGTAAAGGCATCATGGACCTCAACAACATCAATGTCTTCGGGACCAAATGATGCCATCCGGTATGCCTCATCCGCTGCCCTTTTTTCTACTTCCCATGTAGTAATGTCCCGCATGTTTTCATACATTCCTGTTGTCAACACCGAGGCCGCCACTTTCACCGCTTTGCCGTTAGCCTGTCGAACCTTTTCTTCACTGCACAATATCAGGGCTGCCGCACCGTCGCTATTAGGACAACAGGAATAGAGGGTCAGGGGACTTGCAATCATAGGTGAGTTGAGAACATCTTCTACAGTAAACAACTTCTGGAACTGAGCGTGAGGGTTAAGCGTCCCGTTGAAGTGGTTCTTCACCGAAACCTTAGCTATCTGCTCTCTTGTCGTTCCATAGAGCTCCATATGTTTTTGGGCAACGAGCGCAAAGTATCCGGGAAAAACCTCTCCCAATTTAACTTCCAATTCTCCAGCACCTACATTAAGCACAGTACCCTTAGGCATGACCGCCTTCTCAACACCGACGACAATCACCATATCATAAAATCCTCCGGTGACCGCCTGCCAAGCCTGATGAAGTGCGGTGGATCCGGTGGCACACGCATTTTCTACGTTGATTACGGGAATACCATTTATTCCCACTTCCCAGAAGACGTTTTGACCCACCCCGGTTTCACCTTGTAATACGGAACCTAATGCGTTTCCGCAGTAACCAGCTTTAATCTCCTTAGGGTTTATATCCGCATCGTGAATCGCCATCATGCAGGCCTCGCCCCCAAGATCACGCAAAGTCCTGTCAGGATGCTTTCCGAATACAGTCATACCTGCCCCGATAATATATACATCCCTCATAATAGCCGCCTAACCAAGTACGCGTTTAAACATATAGCCGATAACTTTCTTTCCCGCGTCGTTTTTGCCCACAGGTCCCAATACCAGTTCAACTTCGCTGCCCGGAAGAAACGATGAGGGATCATCACCAGTAAAAAGAGCAAAAACACGTACCTTGTTTTCCGGTATATCAACATATCCAAAGGCATACGGCGCATTTATGCCAACTGATGAGTCAATGTAAACCATTGTGGAGGCGTAAATAACACCTCGTTTTCCAAGGGTTATGTTCTCAAAATCTTGTCTTACACAATAGGGACAAATGGTTCTTTTGGGGAAAAAGCTCGTACTGCAATGCCGGCAGCGATTGGCAAGAAGTGCGGGGGCCTCTCCATCAGCGAGTGGATAATTAAACAACCCCGATTGAACGAAAATCCATTCCTGACCGATTTCTTGTTCTACTTCTGCAAGTGAGGTCGGCATATCCGCATCATCTTTCATAATCTCAAACCCGCCTTGCCCTTCCTGCCCAATACGGCTCTCTCAGTACATTCTTGGTCACCTTTCCATTTGCGTTCTTGGGAAGATCATCTATAAATTCGACGCGCTTTGGCTTCTTGTAACTCGAGAGTATAGATGCACAAAAATCTATTATCTCCTGCTGGTCCAGCTTGTGCCCTCTTTTCGGAACAACAACGGCGCAGACTGACTCGCCATAAACTTCATCGGGTATACCGAATACCGCCGCTTCCAACACCCCGGGGTGGCTGCAGATGACATCCTCGATCTCTTTGGGATAAATATTTTCTGCCCCGCTGATAATCATGTCTCTCAAACGATCCACTATTGTAAAGTACCCGTCACCATCATTTCTTGCGATGTCGCCAGTGAATATCCAGCCATCCCGGAGCGCCGCCCTGTTGGCTTCATCCATCCTGAAATAGCCGATCATACCCAGTGGTTTCTGGCGAGAAATAATCTCGCCCACTCCGCCCAAGGGCACATCGTTTCCGTCTTCATCCACAATCCGGAGATCAGCAGTTACCATCTCTCTCCCGGTGCATTGGGATAGGCTCTCGTGATCTTCGGGCCGCAACACCGATACCATGCCAGTCTCAACCTGGCCGTACCACTGATAGAAAGATACCTTGAATATCTTCATCGAGGCGTCGAGCGTAGTCGGGCTTATGGCTGATGAGCCGTAGTAAATCTTGTTCAGGCTGGAGAGATCGTAGCTTGCTATCCCAGGGTAATTTATCAGCATGGTGAGTTGAGTAGGCACCCACATGGTCATGGTAACCCTGTAACGTGCCACCGCATCCAGAACTTTTTCCGGATCAAACCCCTTGCTCATGATCACTGCAGTACCGCCCATCATAAGCGTAGGTCCCATGGTAGCATTGAGTCCCCCGTTATGAAACAAGGGAATGCAAATCAACGCCACATCATCGCTTTGCAGGTCACCTTCCAGGGCCATACCGATGTAGTTCTGAATATAGGCCGCATGGGAAAAAAGGGTCCCCTTGGGGAACCCAGTTGTTCCGCTTGTATACATGATAAAACTTGCCGAAGCCGGATCTACTGCAACACCAGGTTCATCCGTTGACTGTCCGTCCATAAGAGATGTAAGGGTTGTTTCC from Deltaproteobacteria bacterium harbors:
- a CDS encoding OB-fold domain-containing protein; this translates as MKDDADMPTSLAEVEQEIGQEWIFVQSGLFNYPLADGEAPALLANRCRHCSTSFFPKRTICPYCVRQDFENITLGKRGVIYASTMVYIDSSVGINAPYAFGYVDIPENKVRVFALFTGDDPSSFLPGSEVELVLGPVGKNDAGKKVIGYMFKRVLG
- a CDS encoding long-chain fatty acid--CoA ligase, whose product is MQTVGDVVRLNAKRYPEKPAIIMDDKSLTYGQLNRQVNRLAHGLLSMGVESGDRVAILALNCLEYPVIVYAIVKCGAVVVPINFRYKKDELIHVVNNSAPKVLFYGAEFSSLVGEARRSFASPVKLVSISKEPLKSETTLTSLMDGQSTDEPGVAVDPASASFIMYTSGTTGFPKGTLFSHAAYIQNYIGMALEGDLQSDDVALICIPLFHNGGLNATMGPTLMMGGTAVIMSKGFDPEKVLDAVARYRVTMTMWVPTQLTMLINYPGIASYDLSSLNKIYYGSSAISPTTLDASMKIFKVSFYQWYGQVETGMVSVLRPEDHESLSQCTGREMVTADLRIVDEDGNDVPLGGVGEIISRQKPLGMIGYFRMDEANRAALRDGWIFTGDIARNDGDGYFTIVDRLRDMIISGAENIYPKEIEDVICSHPGVLEAAVFGIPDEVYGESVCAVVVPKRGHKLDQQEIIDFCASILSSYKKPKRVEFIDDLPKNANGKVTKNVLREPYWAGRARRV
- a CDS encoding beta-ketoacyl synthase N-terminal-like domain-containing protein is translated as MRDVYIIGAGMTVFGKHPDRTLRDLGGEACMMAIHDADINPKEIKAGYCGNALGSVLQGETGVGQNVFWEVGINGIPVINVENACATGSTALHQAWQAVTGGFYDMVIVVGVEKAVMPKGTVLNVGAGELEVKLGEVFPGYFALVAQKHMELYGTTREQIAKVSVKNHFNGTLNPHAQFQKLFTVEDVLNSPMIASPLTLYSCCPNSDGAAALILCSEEKVRQANGKAVKVAASVLTTGMYENMRDITTWEVEKRAADEAYRMASFGPEDIDVVEVHDAFTICEIIHYEGLGLCPIGEGGRLIDEGATELGGRIPVNPSGGLLSRGHPIGASGVAQVVEIVWQLRGEAGQRQVRDARVGLAQIMGGNKEGDTRACTVHIMSV